The sequence ATCGGTCTTCCCGGCCAGGTCCTCGAGGACCGGCTCGAGCATCTTGCAGGGGCCACACCAGTCGGCGTAGAAGTCGACGAGGACGACGTCGTGGTCGTCGACCAGTTCCTCGAGGTGGGCCTCGCCGTCGACGTGGACGGGGGCGTTCGGTGCGGCTCCGTTCGAACCGCCGTGTGCATCGGTTGCCATCACTGCGGGATACGGGCGTGGCCCACATAAGGGTTTTGCATAGTTGTTGCAATACAACAGAACCGAGTGATACGGGGGATCGGTATCGGCGATTGTTCGCTCACGAACGACGTCGTGGCGCGGCAAACGTGTCAGCCCTGCTGATCGACCGACGGGGCGTCGGCGTACCGATCCTCGAACTCCTGAATGAGCATGCTCACCTGTGCGTACCGGTCAGTGACCGTCCGCTGCATCTGACGAGTAATCGTCGACGGCGGAACGGGCGTGTAGACGTGGTGGTAGCCCCCTCCCTCGTCGTTCTTCTGGGTCTTCTCTACGAACCCGCTCTGGAGCAGTCGCTGGATCGATCGGTAGACCGTCGAGCGCTCGCGGTCGACCCGCTCGGCGACGTCGTCGACCGTCATCGGTCCGTCACTCCTGACGATCACCTGGTAACAGGTCGTATCGAGGCCGCGCAGGCCGTGAATGCACTCGAGTAGCCCCTCACAAACCATGTCCCGTCGTAGCTGATCGGCCATCGAGTTCGCCATGTACGTACTGTTCGTAGGGGCTTGAGAACGATAAGGTTTTGCAAATGTTGCACAATACAAGAACGATTAATGGAGGAGAAAACGCTCGAGCACTGTGAGAAGGCCAGAGAACAGACGGAAACGAGAGAGGAAGATACCGCTGACCCGAGTTCTATACGAGAGCAGGCGGTGTGCGTGCCTACCCTTCCGCGACTGCCGTCCCCTCGTCGACGTGCTCGTACTTGTCTTCGAACTCCTGGATCAGTTGCCCCATCTTCGCGTACCAGTCGTTGAGCATCCGCTGCATGTCGTTTGCGATCTGGGTCGGATCGGTCGGGTAGTAGACGTGGTAGTACCCACCCTGGTCGTAGTTGATCTGCTCTTTCTGGATGAACCCGCTCTGGAGCAGTCGCTGGATGGCCCGGTAGGCCGTCGATCGTTCGCGGTCGACGCGTTCTGCAACCTCGTCGATCGTCAGCGGTTCGTCGCTCTCGACCATCACCTGGAAACACTCCTTGTCGAGTTGCTTGAGACCGTGGATACACTCCAGCAGCCCTTCACACTCCATATCCTGCTGGAGTTGTTCTACCATCGAGTTAGCCATGTGTTGATGGGCCGTACGAGACCCGGGGGTAAAAGGGTTTTGTGAATATCGTACAATCTCAATTCACTCGTTGTGACGATCCGGGATCTCGTCGCTCGTGTCCGGGGGTCATCTGTGAGCGCCCTCGAGTCCCAGCCATCCGTGGAGACGGCACAGTCTGGCATGGGCTCGCGCCAGCTCGGTCACGGCTGAGAGTCCACTGTCCCGGGAAGGTCTAGGCGTCCGCGTACAGGTAGAGCGCACAGATGGCGAGAACTGCCTCGGCAGCTTTCGTGATGACTGCCAGTGGGTTCAGCGAGCCCTGCATGTAGAACGCCTCGAGACCCCAGCCCTGGACTGGGAAGAGAGCGAGAATCGTGACGATCGAGTAGATTGCCGCGACGAGGTATAGCGGTCGCCGCCAGTAGCGAGTGAGATAGACGATCGTTCCACCGATGAATCCGAGCCCGTTGAGAACGAACAGAACGCCCAGCACCTGGCTGAATTGAATGGCGTTCGTCGCCGCTACGAGGTGGAGCACGCCAGTGATGAGCGCCATGAGGATGGCGACGTAGCTGACCGGATTCGTTGGTCGATCGAACATTGCTTTGTCTGCAGTTGTGGGATTTGCGCACATACCCCTGTTGTCTTGACGGGTGGCTGAAAATTCTTCTGGTACGACTGGCGAAGCCCGTGGGCACGTCGTCTTCACGAGGTGGTCTCGTGGCTTCGAGATTGCATTCGAGTCGAGTTCCGACTCGATGATGCCGGGGGAGGGCCCGACCGCTAGTGGCGGTCCAGGCCTGAACTGGTGAGTGAAACCGAGCGCGGGTGACCGGGTTCACTCCTCAGTCGACACCTGGAACGGTACTAGTCGTGCGGGTGAAACCGTTTGACAGCCTGCTCGACGGCGTCGGTCTCGCCGAGGAAGGTGACCCGGTCGCCGTCTCGAAGCCGGTGGTCGCCAGTCGGCACCTCGGTCGTTCCATCCCGGTGGGTCAGCAACCCGACGATACAGCCGTCTGGAATCTCGGCATTGACGTCCGCGATCGTCTTGCCGACCAGATCCGACGCCGTCACTTCGATCTCCTGGACGTCACCGGTGCGGCCGAGTTCGTTCATCCACGCCGACAGCGACGGCCGCTCTAAGACGTTCTCGAGCGACCACGCGGTGGCCATCGAGAGGTCGATCGCGTGGACGTCGAGGGCTTCGAAGGCGTCGACGTTCTCGGGCTGGTTGACCCGCGAGGCGACCGTCTCGACGTCGAAGGTGGTCTGGGCGAGCTGGCAGACCAGCAGGTTGACGTCGTCGTCGGGCGTGGTCGCGATGACCGTCTTCGCGTCGTCGACGCCCGCTTGCTCGAGGACTGCGGCGTCGGTGCCGTCACCCTCGAGCGCCCGGAGGCCGCGTTTACGGGCTTTTTCGACGGCATCCGGGTTCGCGTCGACCAGCAGTACGTTCTCTCCGTCCTGTTCGAGTCGTTCTGCGAGGGAGAGGCCGACCCGTCCCCCGCCGACGATGATGGTGCGCATTGGTGAAACCTCGAGTACGTTCGCGATCTGTCGAGCGAGGCCGGCCTGGAGGACGACCGTCGCGAAGATGATCAGAAAGACGGTGCCGGCGAGCAACTGGGCCTCCTGTGGGCGGCCGAGCGCTTGCAACTCGACGGCAAAGAGCGTCGCGACGCTGGCGGGAATGATCCCACGAGGGCCGACCGCCGAGAGGAAGAGTCGCTCGTTGCGGGTGAATCGCGCGCCGGTCGTCGAGAGGTAGATGACGGCCGGCCGGAGCACCATCGTGATCGCGACGACGATGGCGATTCCGGCCAGTCCGAGGGCCATGATGTCCTGAAAATCGATCAGCGCGGCCAGCGCGACGAAGACGAACGAGAGAACCACCACGGAGACGTCGTCGAGGAAGTCGATCACTTCCTCGTGGTACGGCAGATCGACGTTTCCGAGGGCGAACCCCGCCATCGCGGCCGCAGCGATCCCCGTCTCGCTGGCGAGAAACTCGGCACCGCCGTAGGCGACGACGATCCCCGCGAGGACGATCAACCGGGCGTGCAGCGGGGCTGCACAGGGTCTCGAGTAGCCTCGAGTGAGGAGCAACCAGACGGCGGCTGCGACTGCCGCGCCGACGCCGAGACCGATGCCCAGTCGCCACGCGAAATCCGCAACGAGGTGAGTGAGACCGCCGTCGCCGGCGATCAGCACCTCGAAGACGACGACCACCAGGATCGCCGCCGTCACGTCGTTGATCACGCCCTCGCCCTCGAGGACCGAGGCCACGTGATCTCTGACGGTGACGACCTGCAGGATCGGCCCGATCACCGTCGGGCCGGTCGCGATCAACAGCGCCCCGACTAACAGCCCCACCTCGAGGCTGGTCTCGAGGAATACGACGACCGCACCAGCCGTGCCAAGCCACGTCAGCAGCGCACCGACCGTGATGAGCCTCGTCAGCGCCGTCGGACTCTCCCGGAGCTTCTCGAGGTGGAGGTGATACCCACCCTCGAAGAGGATGATCGCGACGCTCACGCCGACCATCGCCGAGAGCCCGCCGCCGAACGTCTCACTCGAGACGATCCCGAGGACCTCGGGGCCGATGGCGATGCCGGCGAAGATCAGGAAGAGGACGCTCGGGATGCGGAGCCGGTCGGCGAGCACGCGGGAGGCGACCCCGAGGGCGAGGATGATCGCGATGACGGTGACGAGCATCACGGTCGAATACACCCGCGATCCACGGTGAAAATGATTTCAGTCGGTGTCTGCGTGCGATACTGGCGCGCGCCTGTCATGCTCAGTCGTCACCGTTGGGCGCGGGCTGGGTGGGCCGTGAGCCAGCCGACGTCTTCACCACCTCGTAGAGGATGATAGAGGCCACGGCGAACGACGAACCCACGAGCAACACGACGCTGAGCACGTCGAGCGTGCCGACGCCGAGCCAGTTAGCGAGTTCGCTGAGTGCGATCCCGGCGCTGGCCAGCACCATCATGATGCCGAAGTAGACGATGACGTCGTCTTCCTCGACGACGGTCGTCGCAGCCGAGCCGATCCGTGCGCCCAGTGCGCTGCCGACGAGTAGCAGCGAGACGACCGCGAGGTCGACGCTGCCGGAGGCCCCGTAGGTGAAGGTGCCGAACGCGCCGGAGAACAGCCCGGCGAACAGGCTCGTCCCGACGGCTACGGTCAGCGGCGTCCCGATCAGGTAGTAGATCGTGGGCATCCGCATGAACCCACCACCGACGCCGATCAGACCGGAGACGAGGCCGACGATACCGCCAGCCCCCGAAATCGTCCACAGCGACGCCCGGCCGCCGGAGACCAGCGAGATCATCGGGGGAATTGTGTACGACTGGATCTTCTGGCCGACGGCTGGAATCTCCTCGTCGTCGACGTCGTCGTCCGCATCCTCGTCCTCGAGGTTGTACGCCCGGCGGAGGAAGATCGCGCCGATCCCCGCCAGCAGGACGACGTAGGCGACCCCCGTGACGAGGTTGGCGATCCCCAGCGCCTCGAGAGCGAAGACGAGCCGGCTCCCGAGTTCGATGCCGATCGAGAGCACGACGAACAGCGCCGCGCCGAGTTTGTAGTCGACCTGCCCGATGTCGTAGTGTTTCATCACGGCGATGACCGACGTGCCGAAGTAAAACGCCAGTCCGCTCCCGATCGCGACGGATGCGGGATAATCGAGGATCAACAGGGTGGGCGTGATCAGGAACGAGCCACCCATCCCGAAGAAGCCGAACAGGACGCCGACCATGAAGCCGAAGCTCACGAACAGCGCCAGCAGCGGCAGGCTGAGTCCCAGTAGCTCCATCTATGTCTCGACGATCGTTTCGATCAGTGGTGCGGTGATACGTTCGAGGATGCCATATCCGGCGTAGAGGATCACTGCCTGTAGCAGGATGGCACCGACGACGAGCGTCGCCTGGACCGGTCCGGAGAGTGTGGCGAACTCGATCATGCGATCTCCCCTGCTGTCGTGTTCAGTTGTGTGCGGAACATGGATTTCTACTCAATCACTCCTACCAGCGGCGACGGTATAACGCTTTTGGGATTGGAGCACAATATTACTGCAATGTATCTCACGACTATCCAACGAGAATATCTGTATACGTTATGCAGATATCGCGGTCGACTCGAAAGGGGCCTCGAGACCCCGTTGATCCGCGGGCGCGCCACCACCGATCCGCAACTCGGCGAACGCAGGGTCGATGCGATTGATTGGTTGGGTATCCTGCTGTCTCGGTGACTGACTCCCTCTTACGGGCGCTGAACGAGGACCCGTGTCGACGAGAGCGGTGATTCTCGTCGTATCGGTATTGGACTACCCCAACAATATTATACCGTCGATCCCTAGAGAGCGTATGAAAGCGGTCGTAGCGACTGACCTGTCGGCGGCGAGTGAGGCGACCATCCAGAGCGAAACCTGTCTCGCGTGTATCGGCCGAATCGGTATCGAGGAGATTCACCTCGTGACGGTCGTTCCGTCGAACGTCCACGCGGGCATGCCCGGGATCGACTTCGAGAAACGACGACGCCGAGGACTCGAGCGATACAGTCGCGTCATCGAGGACGCCGGATTCGACGTCGAAAGCCACGTCGTCCGGGGGACGCCCCACCGGCGGATCCGCGGCATCGCCGAGACGATCGGTGCATCGTTGACGATCGTCGGCTCGCGCGGACAGAGTCCCCTCGAGAACCGCGTAATCGGTTCGACTGCTCGCAACCTCGCGCGGACGACGGTGACGCCGCTGCTGGTAAACCGGGTCGAACGCGAGGCCGAAGACCCTGAGGTCCTCCGGGAGCACCTGTTCCGGCGAATGCTCTTTGCGACGGACTTCTCGGAGAACGCAGACCGTGCGTTCGACTCCTTTTCGTACCTGCGCGGAGCGACGAAGGAGGCGACGCTCGTTCACGTCGAGACGCCGAAAGATCCCGGTCTCGCCGACGACGATCCGGAAGACCGCCTCGACGAACTCGCTGGCCAGCTCGAAGAGTGGGGGATCGAGACCCGGACCGACGTCCGGCAGGGTGACCCGGCAGACGAGATCCTCGCAGCCGAAGAGCAGTACCGGCCGACGACGATCCTGGTGGGGTCGCGAGGCCACAGCCGACTCCGCCGGCTCCTGCTCGGGAGTGTCTCCGAGGACCTGGTTGCCAGGGCGAACGGAAACGTGATGCTCGTTCCGCCGGCGAGCGTGTGAACGGCGTCGCCGTCGTATCGAACCGCATCGAACTGTCCCTCATCACGGCCCCAGGTTCAACCCGTCCTTACCGTCGGTAAGCCGGGGCAACCGTTGATTTGCCGGCCGGAACGGGGGTCTCGTTTTACTCCGTCTGCCGTCTCGAACCCGCTATGGACGAACCGACCAGATCGGGACGAATGCACACCGTTTCCACTCCGACGTGGATCACACGAACGCTCGAGATTGACCGCACACTGTTCATCAGACCAGTGGTGATCGGTCGATGAGCTGGACGTCGTCGATCGATCGGCGAACACTGTTGACCGCCGCGAGTGCCGCCGGGCTCACGTTCCTCGCGGGGTGCCCGGACGACGAGGAGGAACCGGACGACGACGAACCGGACGACGACGAGCCCGAAGAAGTCGACCTCGAGGAGTGGGAGGACGTCGACGAGTTCTACTTCGAAGGTCGAACCGAGGCGTGGGTCGGGATCGAACCCGAGATCATCGAAGACGAAGAGAACCCCACCATCACACTCATCGAGGGACAGGAGTACGATTTCCGCTGGGTGAACGGCGACGGCGTCACACACAACCTCGAGATCCGCGACGACGGTGACGAGATCATCGACGACTATCAGAGCGAAGACGTCACCGAAGAGGGCGAAGAGACGACTCTCGAGGGAGTCACTGCGACAGAGGAAATGGTGACATACATCTGCACGTACCACGAGGCGACTCAGGTCGGTGACATAACCGTCGAGTCCGAATGACTCTCGGTTGTATTGTGTCTTAAGTGCAAAACTATTTTGTCGTCGAGCCCGTATCACCACACGATGAGCGACACCTTCGACGAGGAACGCGAGCGGATTCGCGAACAGAAGAAGCGTGAACTCGAGGCCCGGCTCGAGAACGGCGAGGATCCACTCGCCGGAGACGACGATGCCGCATCGACGCCGGATACACCGATCCAGATCGACGGGCAGGGTCACCTCGAGCAGGTGATCGACGACCACGACGTCGTCCTCGTCGACTGTTACGCCGACTGGTGTGGCCCCTGCAAGATGCTCGAGCCGACTATTCAGGCGCTCGCGGCCGAAACCGACGCCGCGATCGCGAAGGTCGACGTCGACGCCCACCAGCCGATCGCACAGCAACTCGGTGCTCGCGGCGTGCCGACGCTCGTTCTCTACGCCGACGGCGAACCCGTCGAACGGATGATGGGGGCCCAGCCACGCCAGACGCTCGAGGGGCTGATCGAACAGCACACCGAGACTGCTGCGTAGTCGTGCCGGCGTAACCGCGTTGATAGGGACCGGGCAGGCCCTCGACCCCGTTTTTCGCGCTCGAGCCGGCCCTGGTCGTTCTCGACGGTGTGAGCCACACTGCGTCGTCGCAGTGGCGGTTCGCACTGGTCGAATCGATGAGGATTCTCCCGTCCCAGTAGCGAGTGGACACTCGAGTGCTGTTTCACGAGGGGAAATCACTCACTTACCGTGGTCGTGGTCGTCGTGGCTGGAATCGTCGCCCCGACTGTGGTCGTGGTCATCGTGGCTGGAATCGTCGCCCCGACTGTGGTCGTGGTCATCGTGGCTGGAATCGTCGCCGGTGCTGTGATCGTGATGATGGTGGTGGTTTTGTGATTCATCGCCGCGCCGGACGAACTGCCCGGCGAACGCCCGGTCGACGACCTCCGAGAGCGCAGGATGGACGTGAACCGATTCGCGGATATCCCAGACGGTCCCCGTCCCTGCAGTCATGGCGACGACGACCTCCTCGATCAGATTCGAGGCCTCGGGGCCGACGACGTGACAGCCGAGGATTCGTCCATCCGGCTCGATGAGGACCTTCACGAACCCCTCGGCCTTCATCGCGCTCCCGCGGGCGGTGTCCTCGTACCGGTAGGTTCGCACGGCGTAAGCCTGGTCGTCCTCCCGGAGATCCTGCTCTCGAGCGCCGACACCGGCCACCTCGGGCGAGCCGAAGACCGCGAACGGCATCGCCGAGTAGTCGACCGGTTCGAGGTCGTCGCCGAACAGGTTCCGCACGACGGTCGCCGCCTCGTGATTCGCGTTGTGCTTGAGCAGGTACTCGCCGACGACGTCGCCGAGCGCCCAGACTCCGTCGGCAGTGGTGCGCAGGTAGTCGTCGGTCACGACGAATCCGTCTGCGTCCGTCTCGACGCCAGTCGCCTCGAGGTTCAGCAGGTCGGTGTTGGGCCGCCGTCCCGCAGCGATCAGGAGCGCGTCGCCGCTGACGGAAACGTCATCGCGGTCTGCCGGGTCGTGCCAGGCCGGTGGGTACGGTCGAGCCTCGACGGTCACCTCCCCGTGGGTTTCCGACGCTGCGACGGCCTCGTATCCGGCGTAGACGTCGTACCGGTCTGCGTATCGGTCGGTGAACGCGGCAGCGACCTCCTCGTCGGCCTCCGGGAGCAGGTTCGGCCGACGACCGACGATCGACACCTCGCTCCCGAAGGTCCCGAAGAAGTGGGCGAGTTCGGCAGCGATGTACCCTCCGCCGACGACTACGAGCCGTTCGGGCGGTTCCTCGAGTTGCAACGCCTCCGTGCTCGTCAGATAGTCGACCTCGTCGATGCCGTCGATCGGTGGCATTGCCGGTCGGGTCCCGGCAGCGACGAGGACGGTGTCGGCTCGAGCGCGCTTTGCAGCGTCGGGACCGTCGACGATCTCGATTTCCCGGTCGTCGACGAATCGTCCTTCGCCCTCGAGCAGGGTGTGCTGGCTCGAGGCCTGCAATCCGTGGTGGATCGACGCGGCGCTCTCTGCGACGTCGTCGGTCACGTCGCGGACGATGTCGGCGAAGTCGACGTCGCCGACCTCGACGTCGATACCGAACTCGTCAGCGCGTTCGACGGTTTCCATCACCTCCGCGTGGTAGAGGAGCTTTTTGGAGGGAATACAGCCGCGGTTGAGGCAGGTTCCCCCGAGCGGACCCTTCTCGACGACCGCGACCGATTGGCCCCGGCGGGCAGCGGCGTTTGCAACGTCGAGTCCCGATCCAGAGCCGATCACGAGAACGTCGAATTCCGCCGGTTCCGATTCCATACGCGGTCGACACCGACCATCCCCATTATGGTTGTCGCTCGTGAGCACGACCATCTGCTCGACGACGCGGTCGCCGGGGTCACTCGATACAGGGCGTCAGAGAAGACGACAGATCCAGCATGGACGCCCGCCCTCGTGTACGCAGGACACCAGTTCGCGTCCTTTTATGTACTGGTGGGAGAAACAGCCACGTCGAAAGCCGTGTCCCTCCTCGAGAATCTGACGCTCGTGTTCGTCGCGGGCCTCCTCACCGCGCTGGCGACCGGGGTCGGTGCCCTCCCGTTTTTCTTCTTCGAGGAGATCAGCGACCGCGGAAACGTCGCTCTCTGGGGACTTTCGTCGGGGATCATGGTCTCGGCCTCCGTCTTCGGATTGCTCGAGGAGGGGCTGGCCGAAGGGTCGATCGTCGACATCGCCGCGGGGATGGCCGTCGGTGTCTTGCTCGTCGTCGTCGCCCACAGCGTCATCGTGGACGCC is a genomic window of Natrarchaeobaculum aegyptiacum containing:
- the trxA gene encoding thioredoxin; amino-acid sequence: MATDAHGGSNGAAPNAPVHVDGEAHLEELVDDHDVVLVDFYADWCGPCKMLEPVLEDLAGKTDAVIAKVDVDAHQLLAGQFGVRGVPTLVLFADGEQVEQHTGALPGDRLEQLLERYTN
- a CDS encoding helix-turn-helix domain-containing protein, whose protein sequence is MANSMADQLRRDMVCEGLLECIHGLRGLDTTCYQVIVRSDGPMTVDDVAERVDRERSTVYRSIQRLLQSGFVEKTQKNDEGGGYHHVYTPVPPSTITRQMQRTVTDRYAQVSMLIQEFEDRYADAPSVDQQG
- a CDS encoding helix-turn-helix domain-containing protein — its product is MANSMVEQLQQDMECEGLLECIHGLKQLDKECFQVMVESDEPLTIDEVAERVDRERSTAYRAIQRLLQSGFIQKEQINYDQGGYYHVYYPTDPTQIANDMQRMLNDWYAKMGQLIQEFEDKYEHVDEGTAVAEG
- a CDS encoding DUF7475 family protein; the encoded protein is MCANPTTADKAMFDRPTNPVSYVAILMALITGVLHLVAATNAIQFSQVLGVLFVLNGLGFIGGTIVYLTRYWRRPLYLVAAIYSIVTILALFPVQGWGLEAFYMQGSLNPLAVITKAAEAVLAICALYLYADA
- a CDS encoding cation:proton antiporter, with the translated sequence MLVTVIAIILALGVASRVLADRLRIPSVLFLIFAGIAIGPEVLGIVSSETFGGGLSAMVGVSVAIILFEGGYHLHLEKLRESPTALTRLITVGALLTWLGTAGAVVVFLETSLEVGLLVGALLIATGPTVIGPILQVVTVRDHVASVLEGEGVINDVTAAILVVVVFEVLIAGDGGLTHLVADFAWRLGIGLGVGAAVAAAVWLLLTRGYSRPCAAPLHARLIVLAGIVVAYGGAEFLASETGIAAAAMAGFALGNVDLPYHEEVIDFLDDVSVVVLSFVFVALAALIDFQDIMALGLAGIAIVVAITMVLRPAVIYLSTTGARFTRNERLFLSAVGPRGIIPASVATLFAVELQALGRPQEAQLLAGTVFLIIFATVVLQAGLARQIANVLEVSPMRTIIVGGGRVGLSLAERLEQDGENVLLVDANPDAVEKARKRGLRALEGDGTDAAVLEQAGVDDAKTVIATTPDDDVNLLVCQLAQTTFDVETVASRVNQPENVDAFEALDVHAIDLSMATAWSLENVLERPSLSAWMNELGRTGDVQEIEVTASDLVGKTIADVNAEIPDGCIVGLLTHRDGTTEVPTGDHRLRDGDRVTFLGETDAVEQAVKRFHPHD
- a CDS encoding sulfite exporter TauE/SafE family protein, translated to MELLGLSLPLLALFVSFGFMVGVLFGFFGMGGSFLITPTLLILDYPASVAIGSGLAFYFGTSVIAVMKHYDIGQVDYKLGAALFVVLSIGIELGSRLVFALEALGIANLVTGVAYVVLLAGIGAIFLRRAYNLEDEDADDDVDDEEIPAVGQKIQSYTIPPMISLVSGGRASLWTISGAGGIVGLVSGLIGVGGGFMRMPTIYYLIGTPLTVAVGTSLFAGLFSGAFGTFTYGASGSVDLAVVSLLLVGSALGARIGSAATTVVEEDDVIVYFGIMMVLASAGIALSELANWLGVGTLDVLSVVLLVGSSFAVASIILYEVVKTSAGSRPTQPAPNGDD
- a CDS encoding DUF7512 family protein, which codes for MIEFATLSGPVQATLVVGAILLQAVILYAGYGILERITAPLIETIVET
- a CDS encoding universal stress protein encodes the protein MKAVVATDLSAASEATIQSETCLACIGRIGIEEIHLVTVVPSNVHAGMPGIDFEKRRRRGLERYSRVIEDAGFDVESHVVRGTPHRRIRGIAETIGASLTIVGSRGQSPLENRVIGSTARNLARTTVTPLLVNRVEREAEDPEVLREHLFRRMLFATDFSENADRAFDSFSYLRGATKEATLVHVETPKDPGLADDDPEDRLDELAGQLEEWGIETRTDVRQGDPADEILAAEEQYRPTTILVGSRGHSRLRRLLLGSVSEDLVARANGNVMLVPPASV
- a CDS encoding cupredoxin domain-containing protein gives rise to the protein MSWTSSIDRRTLLTAASAAGLTFLAGCPDDEEEPDDDEPDDDEPEEVDLEEWEDVDEFYFEGRTEAWVGIEPEIIEDEENPTITLIEGQEYDFRWVNGDGVTHNLEIRDDGDEIIDDYQSEDVTEEGEETTLEGVTATEEMVTYICTYHEATQVGDITVESE
- a CDS encoding thioredoxin family protein, with product MSDTFDEERERIREQKKRELEARLENGEDPLAGDDDAASTPDTPIQIDGQGHLEQVIDDHDVVLVDCYADWCGPCKMLEPTIQALAAETDAAIAKVDVDAHQPIAQQLGARGVPTLVLYADGEPVERMMGAQPRQTLEGLIEQHTETAA
- a CDS encoding dihydrolipoyl dehydrogenase; translation: MESEPAEFDVLVIGSGSGLDVANAAARRGQSVAVVEKGPLGGTCLNRGCIPSKKLLYHAEVMETVERADEFGIDVEVGDVDFADIVRDVTDDVAESAASIHHGLQASSQHTLLEGEGRFVDDREIEIVDGPDAAKRARADTVLVAAGTRPAMPPIDGIDEVDYLTSTEALQLEEPPERLVVVGGGYIAAELAHFFGTFGSEVSIVGRRPNLLPEADEEVAAAFTDRYADRYDVYAGYEAVAASETHGEVTVEARPYPPAWHDPADRDDVSVSGDALLIAAGRRPNTDLLNLEATGVETDADGFVVTDDYLRTTADGVWALGDVVGEYLLKHNANHEAATVVRNLFGDDLEPVDYSAMPFAVFGSPEVAGVGAREQDLREDDQAYAVRTYRYEDTARGSAMKAEGFVKVLIEPDGRILGCHVVGPEASNLIEEVVVAMTAGTGTVWDIRESVHVHPALSEVVDRAFAGQFVRRGDESQNHHHHHDHSTGDDSSHDDHDHSRGDDSSHDDHDHSRGDDSSHDDHDHGK